A genomic stretch from Amycolatopsis sp. 195334CR includes:
- a CDS encoding substrate-binding and VWA domain-containing protein translates to MPVLLTAAVLVVAGISWGAVVFVRARTGCAEPVKLRVVASEETAPALARLASALPPGTGPGCGTVEVQSRSSLRTVEDLALPQTSAPHVWVPESTLMLRRAREAGATDIPASGRSIASSPVVLALDERAASTLGWPGRTLTWSDVLGPADSGLRVGIPDPARDPVGVSALFAARDTVKGKPDPGAAFAELLRRLSPNMVAGAPELFSRLPSADVRETLTAFPTTENSLLRHNVEQGGRGLVAVYAPLAPALDHPFVVLPAAGAAERAAADRFLRAVEAPEGVQVLADAGFRAPGGQALRDRTQDGRVVSRDMQPAMMPPADEVDLILNQWAGINLSSRLQVLIDVSGSMNAVEPVSGRTRMELTREAAQRALRLFRPTSDLRILTFSTKLDGDKDYREVLPMAPVSEHLAGGAEAVLGAIQATQGQTGLYDSVLDAYRTARAEWEPGRLNLVVVMTDGRNEDSHSITRAELLTQLGGLVDPKRPIQLIGIGVGPEIDVTELQEITAATGGQAFTTPDPGQINEVFYAALSKLSCCN, encoded by the coding sequence TTGCCGGTCCTGCTGACGGCCGCCGTGCTCGTGGTGGCCGGGATCTCCTGGGGTGCCGTGGTTTTCGTGCGCGCCCGCACCGGCTGCGCCGAACCGGTGAAGCTGCGCGTGGTCGCCTCCGAGGAGACAGCGCCCGCGCTCGCCCGCCTCGCGAGCGCGCTGCCGCCGGGCACCGGTCCGGGCTGCGGCACGGTCGAGGTGCAGAGCCGGAGTTCGCTGCGCACGGTGGAGGACCTCGCGTTGCCCCAGACCAGCGCCCCGCACGTCTGGGTGCCGGAGTCGACGCTGATGCTGCGGCGCGCCAGGGAGGCCGGGGCCACCGACATCCCGGCTTCGGGCCGTTCGATCGCGAGTTCACCGGTGGTGCTCGCACTCGACGAGCGGGCCGCGAGCACGCTCGGCTGGCCGGGCAGGACGCTCACCTGGTCCGACGTGCTCGGCCCGGCCGACAGCGGGCTGCGTGTCGGCATCCCCGATCCGGCACGTGATCCGGTCGGGGTGTCGGCGTTGTTCGCCGCGCGCGACACGGTCAAGGGCAAGCCGGACCCGGGGGCGGCGTTCGCCGAGTTGCTGCGCCGGTTGTCGCCGAACATGGTCGCGGGCGCGCCAGAACTGTTCAGCAGGCTGCCGTCGGCGGATGTGCGGGAGACCCTGACCGCGTTCCCCACCACCGAGAACTCCTTGCTGCGCCACAACGTCGAGCAGGGCGGGCGCGGACTGGTCGCGGTGTACGCACCGCTGGCGCCCGCGCTGGACCACCCGTTCGTCGTGCTGCCCGCCGCCGGTGCGGCCGAACGCGCCGCGGCGGACCGGTTCCTGCGTGCCGTCGAAGCCCCCGAGGGCGTGCAAGTACTGGCGGACGCGGGTTTCCGGGCCCCCGGCGGGCAGGCGCTGCGCGACCGGACGCAGGACGGGCGGGTGGTCTCACGGGACATGCAGCCCGCGATGATGCCGCCCGCCGACGAGGTCGACCTGATCCTGAACCAGTGGGCCGGGATCAACCTGAGCTCCCGGTTGCAGGTGCTGATCGACGTCTCGGGTTCGATGAACGCGGTGGAGCCGGTCAGCGGCCGCACGCGCATGGAGCTGACGCGGGAGGCGGCGCAGCGCGCGCTGCGGTTGTTCCGGCCGACCAGCGACCTCCGGATCCTGACCTTCTCCACGAAACTGGACGGGGACAAGGACTACCGCGAGGTGCTGCCGATGGCGCCGGTGAGCGAGCACCTGGCGGGCGGCGCGGAGGCGGTGCTCGGCGCGATCCAGGCGACGCAGGGGCAGACCGGGTTGTACGACAGCGTGCTCGACGCGTACCGGACGGCGCGCGCGGAATGGGAACCGGGACGGCTGAACCTCGTCGTGGTGATGACCGACGGGCGCAACGAGGATTCCCACAGCATCACCCGCGCGGAACTGCTCACCCAATTGGGTGGCTTGGTCGACCCGAAACGCCCGATCCAGCTGATCGGCATCGGCGTCGGCCCGGAGATCGACGTGACCGAACTGCAGGAAATCACCGCGGCGACCGGTGGTCAGGCGTTCACCACCCCGGATCCGGGGCAGATCAACGAGGTTTTCTACGCGGCGCTGAGCAAGCTCTCGTGCTGTAACTGA
- a CDS encoding DUF305 domain-containing protein: MFRFPRRQVLAVAGVTTALVLAGCSGEDAAPEPTPQAPPAAAAGPQVSGEFNDADVAFATEMIPHHQQAVDMAALAVEKSGNEKVKALALKIRDAQDAEMAQLSGMLEVWGQQPPEDPGLDHGGHSGMVTDADMMALESASGPEFDTKFIELMTRHHEGAVKVADTEKANGKNPQAKELAGKISQDQQAELGELKAF, translated from the coding sequence ATGTTCCGCTTCCCCCGACGGCAGGTCCTGGCCGTCGCCGGTGTGACCACGGCGCTGGTGCTCGCCGGTTGTTCCGGAGAGGATGCCGCGCCAGAGCCGACCCCGCAGGCACCGCCCGCGGCGGCGGCAGGCCCGCAGGTGTCCGGGGAGTTCAACGACGCGGACGTCGCCTTCGCCACCGAGATGATCCCGCACCACCAGCAGGCCGTGGACATGGCGGCGCTGGCGGTGGAGAAGTCGGGCAACGAGAAGGTCAAGGCGCTGGCGCTGAAGATCCGGGACGCGCAGGACGCGGAGATGGCGCAGCTGTCCGGCATGCTCGAGGTGTGGGGGCAGCAGCCGCCGGAGGACCCGGGCCTGGACCACGGCGGCCACTCGGGCATGGTCACCGACGCCGACATGATGGCCCTGGAATCGGCCAGTGGCCCCGAATTCGACACCAAGTTCATCGAGCTGATGACCCGGCACCACGAGGGCGCGGTGAAGGTCGCCGACACCGAGAAGGCGAACGGGAAGAATCCGCAGGCGAAAGAACTCGCCGGCAAGATCAGCCAGGACCAGCAGGCCGAACTGGGTGAGCTGAAGGCGTTCTAG
- a CDS encoding DMT family transporter: MVTEVAARPSVHRGRGTVLILVAALFFSSSGALGKPVMLAGLSPEQVAAARIGLAALVLAAGVAIARPSLLKVRASDWPLLLGYGLLGVAGVQLCYFVSASRIPVGIAILLEFTSPVLIALWVRFVRRVRLPRVMWGGIALAMVGLAMVAQAWEGLRLDAFGVLAGVGAAICSAAYFLIGERAVADRHPLGLVTWGMIVGAVAVCVVAPPWTIPVSLLSAPAKFGPWQPPIWALLIALVLVSTVFAYLAGISSLKHLPAPVASVLGLCEPLLAAGLAWVLLGEALSWVQLLGAAILLGGALIVQLNSPGKTPGGAAPA; encoded by the coding sequence ATGGTCACCGAGGTCGCGGCACGCCCGTCCGTCCACCGGGGCCGCGGCACGGTGCTGATCCTGGTCGCGGCCCTGTTCTTCAGCAGTTCCGGCGCGCTGGGCAAGCCGGTGATGCTGGCCGGGCTGAGCCCGGAGCAGGTGGCCGCGGCGCGGATCGGGCTGGCCGCGCTGGTGCTCGCCGCCGGGGTGGCGATCGCGCGGCCGTCGCTGCTGAAGGTGCGGGCTTCGGACTGGCCGCTGCTGCTCGGGTACGGCCTGCTCGGCGTGGCCGGGGTGCAGCTGTGCTACTTCGTCTCGGCGAGCCGGATCCCGGTGGGCATCGCGATCCTGCTGGAGTTCACCTCGCCGGTGCTGATCGCGCTGTGGGTGCGGTTCGTGCGGCGGGTGCGGCTGCCCAGGGTGATGTGGGGCGGGATCGCGCTGGCGATGGTCGGGCTGGCGATGGTGGCGCAGGCGTGGGAGGGGCTGCGGCTGGACGCGTTCGGCGTGCTGGCCGGGGTCGGCGCGGCGATCTGCTCGGCGGCGTACTTCCTGATCGGGGAACGCGCGGTGGCCGACCGGCACCCGCTGGGGCTGGTCACCTGGGGCATGATCGTCGGCGCGGTGGCGGTGTGCGTGGTGGCACCGCCGTGGACGATCCCGGTATCGCTGCTGTCGGCACCGGCGAAGTTCGGGCCGTGGCAGCCGCCGATCTGGGCGCTGCTGATCGCGCTGGTCCTGGTTTCCACCGTTTTCGCTTACCTGGCCGGGATTTCCTCGCTGAAGCACCTGCCGGCGCCGGTGGCCAGCGTGCTCGGCCTGTGCGAACCGCTGCTGGCCGCGGGCCTGGCCTGGGTGCTGCTCGGGGAGGCGCTGAGCTGGGTGCAGCTGCTGGGCGCCGCCATCCTGCTCGGCGGCGCCCTGATCGTCCAGCTCAACTCCCCCGGCAAAACCCCCGGCGGCGCGGCGCCCGCCTAG
- a CDS encoding 1-acyl-sn-glycerol-3-phosphate acyltransferase produces the protein MFALHRDENGRFRANRRTPTPAIWRTMLAIDHRLVNLVGRLRITGQVPSGLRDRPLLMAANHIGVFDPFVLMAACRKIGIAPRFMLAGGILDAPVIGPALKASGHLRVDRGKSDSALAQFGEAVEAMRTTRAPIIVYPEGRISHDPGLWPERGKSGAARLAIAAGVPVIPISQWGAHEAVYWGTETVNGPADIVPLAKSGLTAPLRRPVFRVHFGEPVDLAGIEPERPGAGVRAHAKIMRAITDGLVPLRRGEMDVPRFHDPTRPTDTVSPWKP, from the coding sequence ATGTTCGCTCTGCACCGCGACGAGAACGGGCGATTCCGGGCAAACCGGCGGACCCCCACGCCGGCCATCTGGCGCACCATGCTCGCCATCGACCACCGCCTGGTCAACCTGGTCGGGAGGCTGCGGATCACCGGTCAGGTGCCCAGCGGGCTGCGCGACCGGCCGCTGCTGATGGCGGCCAACCACATCGGCGTGTTCGACCCGTTCGTGCTGATGGCGGCCTGCCGCAAGATCGGCATCGCGCCCCGGTTCATGCTGGCCGGCGGCATCCTGGACGCGCCGGTGATCGGCCCGGCGCTCAAGGCCAGCGGACACCTGCGGGTGGACCGCGGCAAGTCCGACTCGGCGCTGGCGCAGTTCGGCGAGGCGGTCGAGGCGATGCGCACCACGCGGGCGCCGATCATCGTCTACCCCGAGGGCCGGATCAGCCACGACCCCGGGCTGTGGCCCGAGCGCGGCAAGTCCGGCGCGGCGCGGCTGGCGATCGCCGCCGGGGTGCCGGTGATCCCGATCAGCCAGTGGGGTGCGCACGAGGCCGTGTACTGGGGCACCGAGACGGTCAACGGGCCCGCCGACATCGTGCCGCTGGCCAAGTCGGGGCTGACCGCGCCGCTGCGGCGGCCGGTGTTCCGGGTGCACTTCGGCGAGCCGGTCGACCTGGCCGGCATCGAGCCGGAGCGGCCCGGGGCCGGGGTGCGCGCGCACGCGAAGATCATGCGGGCGATCACCGACGGCCTGGTGCCGCTGCGCCGCGGTGAAATGGACGTGCCGCGGTTCCACGACCCGACCCGGCCGACGGACACCGTCAGCCCGTGGAAGCCGTAA
- a CDS encoding DNA translocase FtsK: MAGGSSATKGRSSGRGGSGKAPARNSRGSSRPRTTAKRPPARKPAPRRKSGGGFGRAVRGGWNLLAKGVGSLARTVGRSRDLEPEHRRDGLALALIGLAIVIAVGVWWQAAGPVGNWVQIGARTVFGAGSVTLPLVLTVAAVALMRSEPQPETRPRRVIGALLMIFAVLGLLHLFNALPSANVDRMYAGGFLGYLSGGLLAVGVTTWVAVPLLVLALGFGVLVFTGTPVRQIPQRLREWGMDPEELEEEQAHREARAERKAREAEEVTEADPKAVRLRKPSRRRQATGSEEKDPQLELPVDEPLPAPPKVKPAEVPEKKARKAEAPMAVTRTVEGDYQLPSAELLTLGEAPKSRSKANDVMIESISGVLEQFNVDAQVTGFTRGPTVTRYEVELGPGVKVEKITALTKNIAYAAATDNVRLLAPIPGKSAVGIEVPNSDREMVRLGDVLRSPKAAKDNHPMVIGLGKDIEGHFVTANLTKMPHLLVAGSTGSGKSSFVNSMLVSLLARATPDECRMILIDPKMVELTPYEGIPHLITPIITQPKKAAAALAWLVEEMEQRYQDMQANRVRHIDDFNKKVKSGEITAPPGSERVYAPYPYIMAIVDELADLMMTAPRDVEDAIVRITQKARAAGIHLVLATQRPSVDVVTGLIKTNVPSRLAFATSSLTDSRVILDQPGAEKLIGMGDALYLPMGAGKPVRVQGAFVGDDEISAIVNFAKEQAQPEYQEGVTAAKAGEAKEIDPDIGDDLDVLLQAAELVVTSQFGSTSMLQRKLRVGFAKAGRLMDLLESRGVVGPSEGSKARDVLIKPEELESVLYLIRGGGPPADDE; encoded by the coding sequence ATGGCAGGTGGGTCGTCGGCAACCAAGGGACGGAGCTCGGGACGTGGGGGCAGTGGGAAGGCTCCCGCGCGGAACTCGCGCGGCTCGAGCCGCCCGCGCACCACGGCCAAGCGGCCGCCCGCGCGCAAGCCCGCCCCGCGCCGCAAGTCCGGTGGCGGGTTCGGCCGGGCCGTGCGCGGCGGGTGGAACCTGCTGGCCAAGGGGGTCGGCTCGCTGGCGAGGACAGTCGGCCGCAGCCGCGACCTGGAGCCGGAACACCGCCGGGACGGGCTCGCGCTCGCGCTGATCGGGCTGGCCATCGTGATCGCGGTCGGTGTCTGGTGGCAGGCGGCCGGTCCGGTCGGCAACTGGGTGCAGATCGGCGCGCGCACGGTGTTCGGCGCCGGTTCGGTGACCCTGCCGCTGGTGCTCACCGTGGCCGCGGTGGCGCTGATGCGCTCCGAACCGCAGCCCGAGACCCGGCCGCGCCGGGTGATCGGCGCGCTGCTGATGATCTTCGCCGTGCTCGGCCTCCTGCACCTGTTCAACGCGCTGCCCTCGGCCAACGTGGACCGGATGTACGCCGGGGGCTTCCTCGGCTACCTCTCCGGCGGCCTGCTCGCGGTCGGCGTGACCACCTGGGTCGCGGTGCCGCTGCTGGTGCTGGCGCTCGGCTTCGGCGTGCTGGTGTTCACCGGTACGCCGGTGCGGCAGATCCCGCAGCGCCTGCGCGAGTGGGGGATGGACCCCGAGGAACTGGAGGAGGAGCAGGCGCACCGCGAGGCCCGCGCCGAGCGCAAGGCCCGCGAAGCCGAGGAGGTCACCGAGGCCGATCCCAAGGCGGTCCGCCTCCGCAAGCCGTCGCGGCGCCGCCAGGCCACCGGGTCCGAGGAGAAGGACCCCCAGCTCGAACTGCCGGTGGACGAGCCGCTGCCCGCACCGCCGAAGGTCAAGCCGGCCGAGGTCCCGGAGAAGAAGGCCCGCAAGGCCGAGGCGCCGATGGCGGTGACCCGCACGGTCGAGGGCGACTACCAGCTCCCGTCGGCGGAACTGCTCACCCTCGGCGAGGCGCCGAAGTCGCGCAGCAAGGCCAACGACGTGATGATCGAGTCGATCTCCGGCGTGCTGGAGCAGTTCAACGTCGACGCGCAGGTCACCGGCTTCACCCGCGGCCCGACGGTCACCCGGTACGAGGTCGAGCTGGGTCCCGGCGTGAAGGTCGAGAAGATCACCGCGCTGACCAAGAACATCGCCTACGCCGCGGCCACGGACAACGTGCGCCTGCTGGCGCCGATCCCCGGGAAGTCCGCGGTCGGCATCGAGGTGCCCAACTCCGACCGCGAGATGGTGCGCCTCGGTGACGTGCTGCGCTCGCCGAAGGCGGCCAAGGACAACCACCCGATGGTGATCGGGCTCGGCAAGGACATCGAGGGCCACTTCGTCACCGCGAACCTGACCAAGATGCCGCACCTGCTGGTGGCCGGGTCCACCGGTTCCGGTAAGTCGAGCTTCGTCAACTCGATGCTGGTCTCGCTGCTGGCGCGGGCCACGCCGGACGAGTGCCGGATGATCCTGATCGACCCGAAGATGGTCGAGCTGACCCCGTACGAGGGCATCCCGCACCTGATCACGCCCATCATCACCCAGCCGAAGAAGGCGGCGGCCGCGCTGGCCTGGCTGGTCGAGGAGATGGAGCAGCGCTACCAGGACATGCAGGCCAACCGGGTGCGGCACATCGACGACTTCAACAAGAAGGTGAAGTCGGGCGAGATCACCGCGCCGCCGGGCAGCGAGCGGGTCTACGCGCCGTACCCGTACATCATGGCCATCGTCGACGAGCTGGCCGACCTGATGATGACCGCGCCGCGTGACGTGGAGGACGCGATCGTGCGGATCACCCAGAAGGCGCGGGCCGCGGGCATCCACCTGGTGCTGGCCACCCAGCGGCCGTCGGTGGACGTGGTCACCGGCCTGATCAAGACGAACGTGCCCTCGCGGCTGGCCTTCGCGACCTCGTCGCTGACCGACTCGCGGGTGATCCTGGACCAGCCGGGCGCGGAGAAGCTGATCGGCATGGGTGACGCGCTGTACCTGCCGATGGGTGCCGGGAAGCCGGTGCGCGTGCAGGGCGCCTTCGTCGGCGACGACGAGATCTCGGCGATCGTGAACTTCGCCAAGGAGCAGGCGCAGCCGGAGTACCAGGAGGGCGTCACCGCGGCGAAGGCCGGCGAGGCCAAGGAGATCGACCCGGACATCGGCGACGACCTCGATGTGCTGCTGCAGGCGGCGGAGCTGGTGGTCACCTCGCAGTTCGGCTCGACCTCGATGCTGCAGCGCAAGCTGCGCGTCGGGTTCGCGAAGGCGGGCAGGCTGATGGACCTGCTGGAGTCGCGGGGGGTGGTCGGGCCGTCGGAGGGGTCGAAGGCGCGGGATGTGCTGATCAAGCCGGAGGAGCTGGAGTCCGTCCTGTACCTGATCCGCGGCGGCGGGCCGCCTGCTGATGACGAGTAG
- a CDS encoding nitroreductase family protein has translation MDSDHLLSTTRAVRRKLDLDRPVEREVILDCLRLAVQAPTAGATQQWRWLVVRDQERRNRLGALFRDVGTAYLDAKVADSPQRARTLASARHLVDVIERVPVLVIPCLLGRPEGGNDALAVFYGGIFPAVWSFQLALRSRGLGSTLTSYHLEREAEAAAILGIPADVTQVGLLPVAYTTAADFKPAPRTPPEDLTYQDTWGTPL, from the coding sequence ATGGACAGCGATCACCTGTTGAGCACGACCCGCGCGGTGCGCCGGAAGCTCGATCTGGACCGGCCGGTGGAGCGCGAGGTCATCCTGGACTGCCTGCGCCTGGCGGTGCAGGCGCCGACCGCGGGCGCCACGCAGCAGTGGCGCTGGCTGGTGGTCCGTGATCAGGAGCGCCGCAACCGGCTGGGCGCGCTCTTCCGCGACGTCGGCACGGCGTACCTCGACGCGAAGGTGGCGGACAGCCCGCAGCGGGCGCGCACGCTCGCGTCGGCACGGCACCTCGTCGACGTCATCGAACGCGTTCCGGTGCTGGTCATCCCGTGCCTGCTGGGCCGCCCCGAAGGCGGCAACGACGCGCTCGCGGTGTTCTACGGCGGCATCTTCCCGGCGGTGTGGAGCTTCCAGCTGGCGTTGCGGTCGCGGGGCCTGGGCTCCACGCTCACCAGCTACCACCTCGAACGCGAAGCCGAAGCGGCGGCGATCCTGGGCATCCCCGCGGACGTCACACAAGTCGGCCTGCTACCCGTCGCCTACACCACGGCGGCCGACTTCAAGCCCGCTCCGCGCACCCCACCCGAAGACCTGACCTACCAAGACACGTGGGGCACCCCGCTCTGA
- a CDS encoding phospholipase, whose protein sequence is MSVTALPEPATRRRRSVRGLLRKLTVSAAVAGSLVIGAGTAQAIDVRAVTDDYLFSKSLSGFVSVRGTYPSDLDWSTDACSWSPDKPLGYNFTQACWRHDFGYRNYKKQSRFTDANRLRIDDNFYDDMKDICNGAGACNAAAWTYYQAVRQFGAS, encoded by the coding sequence ATGTCCGTGACCGCCCTGCCCGAGCCAGCCACCCGCCGCCGCAGATCAGTCCGCGGCCTGCTCCGCAAGCTGACCGTGTCCGCCGCGGTGGCCGGAAGCCTGGTGATCGGCGCGGGGACCGCGCAGGCCATCGACGTGCGGGCGGTGACCGACGACTACCTGTTCAGCAAGTCGCTGTCGGGCTTCGTCAGCGTGCGCGGCACCTATCCGAGCGACCTCGACTGGTCGACCGACGCCTGCTCTTGGTCGCCGGACAAGCCACTGGGGTACAACTTCACGCAGGCCTGCTGGCGGCACGACTTCGGTTACCGCAACTACAAGAAGCAGAGCCGGTTCACCGACGCCAACCGCCTGCGCATCGACGACAACTTCTACGACGACATGAAGGACATCTGCAACGGCGCGGGTGCGTGCAACGCGGCCGCGTGGACGTACTACCAGGCCGTGCGCCAGTTCGGCGCCAGCTGA
- a CDS encoding ABC transporter substrate-binding protein, translating to MRLIPALLAAAVLAAACTPAPEPPAPDVLTAGVTEPGSLVPAELRDQTGRTVVSALWTPIPPSAATSPDLRTWTVKPPTGRFHDGTPVTAKSYVDTWRLTGGSLGATEITAVDDSTVRIVLAQPSGEIPVKLTAPAFLPLPESVLVSRDWAGFSRTPIGNGPYRMAAPWEPGKGAKLTRVTPEPGKPKEIELRVGAPGTHYDEVKAGTLDLATEVPGDRHDAMHTDFADRHAMWPLPSAGYLVFPLGDKRFEDAAVRFAFAMAVDRAAVAKGPLGDQADPAKGALPGERSATCRPCTHDPAAAKALAAQGGFGGDVNLYFAPGEEAWARTLAEQVQAALGSPVHAKPRPDGTLDGPLAITVQAATPGEAVGALTAATAYAGAGFGDLVAAASSATDEEERAQRYRLVENQLLRDLPAAPIWTGHGHAVWSPRVHGATALPFRGIDLTNITLQN from the coding sequence ATGCGCCTGATCCCCGCCCTCCTGGCCGCCGCGGTGCTCGCCGCCGCGTGCACGCCGGCCCCCGAGCCGCCCGCCCCGGACGTGCTCACCGCCGGCGTCACCGAGCCGGGCAGCCTGGTGCCCGCCGAACTCCGCGACCAGACCGGGCGGACGGTGGTTTCGGCGCTGTGGACGCCGATCCCGCCGTCGGCGGCCACCAGCCCGGATCTGCGCACCTGGACGGTGAAGCCACCCACCGGCCGGTTCCACGACGGCACCCCGGTCACCGCGAAGTCCTATGTGGACACCTGGCGATTGACCGGGGGTTCGCTGGGCGCCACGGAAATCACCGCGGTCGACGATTCCACCGTGCGGATCGTGCTCGCCCAGCCGTCCGGGGAAATCCCGGTGAAGCTGACCGCGCCCGCCTTTCTCCCGCTGCCGGAATCGGTGCTCGTTTCCCGGGACTGGGCCGGCTTTTCCCGTACTCCGATCGGCAACGGGCCCTACCGGATGGCCGCGCCCTGGGAACCCGGCAAGGGCGCGAAACTCACCCGCGTCACGCCGGAACCGGGGAAACCAAAGGAAATCGAGCTGCGCGTCGGCGCGCCGGGCACGCACTACGACGAGGTGAAGGCGGGCACTCTCGACCTGGCCACCGAGGTGCCCGGCGACCGCCACGACGCGATGCACACCGATTTCGCCGACCGGCACGCGATGTGGCCGCTGCCGTCCGCGGGCTATCTGGTGTTTCCGTTGGGGGACAAGCGGTTCGAAGACGCGGCCGTGCGGTTCGCGTTCGCCATGGCGGTCGATCGCGCGGCTGTGGCGAAGGGGCCGCTCGGTGATCAGGCGGACCCGGCGAAGGGCGCGCTGCCCGGCGAGCGCTCGGCCACCTGCCGTCCGTGCACCCACGACCCGGCGGCGGCGAAAGCCCTTGCCGCCCAAGGCGGATTCGGCGGCGACGTGAACCTCTACTTCGCCCCGGGCGAAGAAGCGTGGGCGCGCACGCTCGCCGAGCAGGTGCAGGCGGCGCTCGGCTCGCCGGTGCACGCCAAACCACGCCCGGACGGCACTTTGGACGGCCCGCTCGCGATCACCGTTCAAGCGGCGACGCCCGGCGAGGCGGTCGGCGCGCTGACCGCCGCGACTGCGTACGCGGGTGCGGGTTTCGGGGATCTGGTCGCCGCGGCGTCCTCGGCCACCGATGAGGAGGAACGCGCCCAGCGGTACCGGCTGGTCGAGAACCAGTTGCTGCGCGATCTCCCGGCCGCGCCGATCTGGACCGGTCACGGGCACGCGGTGTGGTCGCCGCGGGTGCACGGCGCCACCGCACTGCCATTCCGCGGGATCGATCTGACAAACATCACGCTCCAGAACTGA
- a CDS encoding LVIVD repeat-containing protein, producing the protein MFRTCLTLAAVVTTAIVTALPAGACGEEDGPEPKAAPAAGAPGAVKNVDAVGNVPDAQGAIALEFLDYGRRDVMVVSGEFGLKTYDLADPTAPKLIGELSLPGMWETENTEVDRKRKLVFLARDPRAFGGNTQTGESGIYVVDVKNPEKPVVRSYVQVPAGHTTSCVNDCRYLWTGGPAKAANQPADWGGRPIWVTDVRDPAKPKVHPEPIELARNDGKTDYVHDVQVDQTGVAWVSGRGGVRGYWTDGWRKDPVQGKWRKATPTAPVPYAGGGVEETAAPSKFMHNSLRPVEHGPWGENDLIYAVEESFLDGCAGDGVLVISSLEGSYDGQGWRSTPEDPFRMKTVGTWGVAGQEGSDPASGDCSAHYFDKRGDVLVQSFYAQGTRFLDVSDPTDPKQIAYHRPADAASWAPYWHKGLVYVADNTRGVDILKLRN; encoded by the coding sequence ATGTTCCGCACCTGCCTGACCCTCGCCGCCGTGGTCACCACGGCGATCGTCACCGCCCTGCCCGCCGGCGCGTGCGGGGAGGAGGACGGGCCGGAGCCCAAGGCGGCCCCCGCCGCCGGTGCGCCCGGCGCGGTCAAGAACGTCGACGCGGTCGGCAACGTGCCCGACGCCCAGGGCGCCATCGCACTGGAGTTCCTGGACTACGGCAGGCGCGACGTCATGGTGGTCTCCGGTGAGTTCGGCCTGAAGACCTACGACCTGGCCGATCCGACCGCGCCCAAGCTGATCGGCGAGCTGAGCCTGCCCGGCATGTGGGAGACCGAGAACACCGAGGTCGACCGCAAGCGCAAGCTGGTCTTCCTGGCCAGGGACCCGCGCGCGTTCGGCGGGAACACCCAGACCGGCGAGTCCGGCATCTACGTGGTCGACGTGAAGAACCCCGAGAAGCCGGTGGTGCGCAGCTACGTGCAGGTGCCCGCCGGGCACACCACCAGCTGCGTCAACGACTGCCGGTACCTGTGGACCGGCGGCCCGGCGAAGGCGGCGAACCAGCCCGCCGACTGGGGCGGGCGGCCCATCTGGGTGACCGACGTCCGCGACCCGGCCAAGCCGAAGGTGCACCCGGAGCCGATCGAGCTGGCCCGCAACGACGGCAAGACCGACTACGTGCACGACGTGCAGGTCGACCAGACCGGCGTGGCCTGGGTGTCCGGCCGTGGCGGCGTGCGGGGTTACTGGACCGACGGCTGGCGCAAGGACCCGGTTCAGGGCAAGTGGCGCAAGGCCACGCCGACCGCGCCGGTGCCGTACGCCGGTGGTGGCGTCGAGGAGACCGCGGCGCCGTCGAAGTTCATGCACAACAGCCTGCGCCCGGTCGAGCACGGGCCGTGGGGCGAGAACGACCTGATCTACGCCGTCGAGGAGAGCTTCCTCGACGGGTGCGCGGGCGACGGCGTGCTGGTGATCTCCTCGCTGGAGGGTTCCTACGACGGCCAGGGGTGGCGGTCCACGCCGGAGGACCCGTTCCGGATGAAGACGGTCGGCACCTGGGGCGTGGCGGGCCAGGAGGGCAGCGACCCGGCGTCGGGTGACTGCTCGGCGCACTACTTCGACAAGCGCGGGGACGTCCTGGTGCAGTCGTTCTACGCCCAGGGCACCCGCTTCCTCGACGTCAGCGACCCGACCGACCCGAAGCAGATCGCCTACCACCGGCCCGCCGACGCCGCGTCGTGGGCGCCGTACTGGCACAAGGGGCTGGTCTACGTCGCCGACAACACCCGCGGCGTGGACATCCTGAAGCTCAGGAACTGA
- a CDS encoding amino-acid N-acetyltransferase, which translates to MKREADQVVVRRALIADVRRIKELVDADAGRVLLEKDLVTLYESVQEFWVAEVTGTEDGAGNGEVAGAGALHVLWEDLAELRTIVVGKQARGKGIGHALVGRLIQHAVDLGLRRLFVLTFETSFFAGHGFREIDGAPVSQEVYEEMRRSADPGVAEFLDLPFVKPNTLGNTRMLLELSS; encoded by the coding sequence ATGAAGCGTGAAGCGGACCAGGTCGTCGTCCGCCGTGCCCTGATCGCCGACGTCCGCCGGATCAAGGAGCTGGTGGACGCCGACGCCGGCCGGGTGCTGCTGGAAAAGGACCTGGTCACCCTGTACGAGAGCGTGCAGGAGTTCTGGGTGGCCGAGGTGACCGGCACCGAGGACGGCGCCGGGAACGGCGAGGTGGCCGGCGCCGGGGCGCTCCACGTGCTGTGGGAGGACCTCGCCGAACTCCGCACGATCGTGGTGGGCAAGCAGGCCCGCGGCAAGGGCATCGGGCACGCGCTGGTCGGCAGGCTCATCCAGCACGCGGTGGACCTGGGCCTGCGCCGCCTGTTCGTGCTCACCTTCGAGACCTCGTTCTTCGCCGGTCACGGCTTCCGCGAGATCGACGGCGCGCCGGTGTCGCAGGAGGTCTACGAGGAGATGCGGCGCTCCGCCGACCCCGGCGTCGCCGAGTTCCTCGATCTTCCTTTTGTGAAACCGAACACGCTCGGCAACACGAGGATGCTCCTGGAGCTCAGTTCCTGA